GGAGCACGGCCGCGACATGCTGCACGGCGGCGGCCACGAGCCCCTAGGCCGCTGACGCGGTTATTTCTTCCCGCGAGCCCAACTGATCAAGTCGTCCAGCTTGCGCTCGGGAACCGGGGTTGGTCGGTCGGCCTCCAACACCACGCTTTTTTCGGGGGGCTTGCCAATAAGACGTTCAATCTTGGCCAGCAGATCTCCTTCGCGGAAAGGTTTTTCAATGAAATCGTCAGCCAGCCTCTTATGCACGTACATGCGCAGGTTGACATCTTTGTAGACCCCGGTCATCAGAATAATGGGAATATAACGCAATTCGTCGCTGCCC
This Candidatus Aminicenantes bacterium DNA region includes the following protein-coding sequences:
- a CDS encoding response regulator; translated protein: MGSKILIIDDDPIIRDSLQELLSNAGYAVLLAADGISGFELVAREKPDLIVADILLPRMHGIALCEKVKGSDELRYIPIILMTGVYKDVNLRMYVHKRLADDFIEKPFREGDLLAKIERLIGKPPEKSVVLEADRPTPVPERKLDDLISWARGKK